A genomic stretch from Antarcticibacterium flavum includes:
- a CDS encoding helix-turn-helix domain-containing protein gives MEKQIFKYSLIIQLFFSIGIVKVNAQGKSYHQVHLKDPSYQEIQEQEFEALDMEDWQKLSELVDFHISKAKAENNSIEIARAFYFKTDMEEPLVALQYADSIIYYTRGSDHHNYPTTGYELKGHLYFQLGNFPMALENYLTAYNLALEKDNLEQQREISLAIAAIRNINGQHYAAAELYKRSLRLLKSQPDFQNQHYEDYLLLVYNLALTHLRLQEVDSAGIYAKKGIEQTITHKDTSNYIDFVLLDAQINYYQNEHGIAKDTLLKYLDLFDGTSKAIKLYYLGKIEERSENRELAIKYFRDIDSIISITKDPFPEAKDVYQQLIMNSLTENDKRKHVEYIGKLIHYDSILSTGKENVLNMAVASYDLPYLKFQKEKTEEQLRTKERFVLFASFLAGIGSLSGVYFYIRTRRMKLKLKTLLQDGIKKSNQTRTSTDGKIPHPPSVPEDIRNDLLSKLQRFEESERFLCKDLDMATLAEELGTNTSYLSVVINHYKQMNFPNYLKELRISTAVRRLPEEPMLLKYSNQGLADTFGFKTGETFSKAFYKSTGVYPSKFINELKSRNLEGHL, from the coding sequence ATGGAAAAACAGATTTTTAAATATTCGCTCATTATACAGCTTTTCTTTTCAATTGGTATTGTAAAGGTCAATGCACAGGGAAAAAGTTACCATCAAGTGCATTTGAAGGATCCTTCCTATCAGGAAATTCAGGAACAGGAATTTGAAGCCTTGGATATGGAGGATTGGCAGAAACTTTCTGAACTAGTAGACTTTCACATCTCAAAGGCAAAAGCTGAGAATAATAGTATTGAAATTGCCAGAGCATTCTATTTCAAGACAGATATGGAAGAGCCTCTTGTTGCCTTACAATATGCAGATTCTATTATATACTATACCAGAGGCAGTGACCATCATAATTATCCAACTACAGGTTATGAATTAAAAGGGCATTTATACTTTCAACTGGGGAATTTTCCTATGGCTTTGGAAAATTATCTCACTGCCTATAACCTGGCCCTGGAAAAAGATAACCTTGAACAACAAAGAGAAATTTCTTTGGCTATTGCTGCAATAAGAAATATTAATGGACAGCATTATGCGGCGGCTGAACTCTATAAAAGATCCTTAAGACTTTTAAAATCCCAACCCGATTTTCAGAACCAGCATTATGAAGATTATTTGCTCCTTGTCTATAACCTTGCTCTTACTCATCTTCGTTTACAAGAGGTAGATTCTGCGGGTATATACGCGAAAAAGGGAATAGAGCAGACTATTACGCATAAAGACACAAGTAATTATATAGATTTTGTATTGTTGGATGCACAAATTAATTATTACCAAAATGAGCACGGGATAGCAAAGGATACACTCCTGAAATATTTAGATTTATTTGATGGTACAAGTAAGGCTATAAAGCTTTATTATCTCGGAAAAATAGAAGAGAGAAGCGAAAACAGGGAACTGGCTATAAAATACTTTAGAGATATTGATTCAATAATTTCAATAACCAAAGATCCTTTTCCTGAGGCTAAGGATGTCTATCAGCAGTTAATTATGAACTCTCTTACAGAAAATGATAAAAGAAAGCACGTAGAATACATTGGAAAGTTGATCCATTATGATAGTATTCTATCTACCGGTAAGGAAAATGTACTTAATATGGCGGTCGCTTCATATGATTTACCCTATCTAAAGTTTCAAAAGGAAAAAACTGAGGAACAGTTAAGAACGAAAGAGAGATTTGTTCTTTTTGCTAGTTTTTTAGCGGGTATTGGGTCTTTATCCGGTGTATATTTTTATATACGTACACGCAGAATGAAATTGAAATTAAAAACTCTTCTGCAAGACGGAATTAAGAAATCAAATCAAACAAGAACTTCTACTGATGGAAAAATTCCCCACCCACCTTCTGTACCTGAAGATATACGAAATGATCTTTTAAGTAAACTACAAAGGTTTGAAGAGTCAGAGAGATTTTTGTGTAAAGATCTGGACATGGCAACTCTTGCGGAGGAGCTGGGCACTAATACCAGCTACCTTTCTGTGGTCATTAACCACTATAAGCAAATGAATTTCCCGAATTACCTGAAAGAATTAAGAATTTCCACGGCAGTTAGACGGTTGCCGGAAGAACCAATGCTTTTAAAATATAGTAACCAGGGTCTTGCAGATACTTTCGGGTTTAAAACAGGAGAAACCTTTTCCAAGGCTTTTTATAAAAGCACAGGAGTGTATCCTTCAAAATTTATAAATGAGTTAAAATCGAGAAATTTAGAAGGCCATTTATAA